A single Methylomonas sp. AM2-LC DNA region contains:
- a CDS encoding efflux transporter outer membrane subunit translates to MTNNANNLSGVRLPLLILLVLMLDGCMVGPDYQPPKANVPEQWLSADNPQATKANLEVNWWHSFNDALLDQLIEKALHSNPDLKIAETRISEERAARASAFAALLPTGDLMGSANRQANQLGFPSGGGGPTAISTLVKQPFNIFKTGFDASWELDLFGGHRRQLESAQAELEASAISHEDILISTLAEVARNYIDIRLYQAQLDIAQSTYAADQKTTALMQERVKIGEAPGIDTTRAESQQEHDRAQIAYFSNLLAQTNYGMDVLLGEKPGATQALLNSTATPIAVPMSDKQLILEAPAKVIAKRPDIRIAERKLASATAQQGVAVAKFFPDVSLSGFIGLFNTNAGNLLNVSSKSWGMGASVLWPILSYGVLAANLDAADAKQQEVLANYQKSILSALADVERSYTAYTEQEKYFQAQDKAVAADQHVFTIADERYQQGLTSYLDVLDAERTYNASRNQLMVAKAQTALNLIAVYKSLGGSWQLPTVAVGDAGRLR, encoded by the coding sequence ATGACTAACAATGCTAATAACTTGTCTGGAGTTCGACTCCCGTTACTAATTCTACTGGTGCTAATGCTGGATGGATGTATGGTTGGGCCAGATTATCAACCGCCCAAAGCCAATGTACCTGAACAATGGCTATCAGCAGACAACCCACAAGCGACAAAGGCCAATTTAGAAGTAAACTGGTGGCACAGTTTTAATGATGCCCTGTTGGACCAGCTAATAGAAAAAGCCCTGCACAGTAATCCAGATCTTAAAATAGCCGAAACACGCATTAGCGAAGAGCGTGCCGCCCGTGCTTCTGCTTTTGCTGCGCTACTACCCACGGGTGACTTAATGGGCAGCGCTAATCGTCAGGCAAATCAATTGGGTTTCCCCAGTGGTGGTGGCGGACCTACGGCTATATCTACACTGGTAAAACAGCCGTTCAATATTTTTAAAACCGGTTTTGATGCCAGTTGGGAGCTGGATTTATTTGGTGGGCATCGTCGCCAGTTAGAGTCTGCGCAAGCAGAGTTGGAAGCCTCTGCCATTTCGCATGAAGATATTTTAATTAGCACACTGGCTGAGGTGGCGCGTAACTATATTGATATCCGTCTATATCAAGCACAATTAGACATTGCCCAATCTACTTACGCGGCCGATCAGAAAACTACTGCGCTGATGCAAGAACGTGTAAAAATAGGGGAGGCACCAGGCATTGACACCACACGCGCAGAAAGTCAGCAGGAACATGATCGCGCACAAATTGCTTATTTCAGTAATTTGCTGGCGCAAACAAATTATGGCATGGATGTGTTGTTGGGAGAAAAACCAGGGGCGACCCAAGCCTTGCTGAATAGTACGGCTACACCAATAGCGGTGCCGATGAGCGATAAGCAGCTAATACTGGAGGCACCCGCAAAAGTTATCGCCAAGCGTCCGGATATACGCATTGCCGAACGCAAGCTGGCATCTGCCACTGCGCAACAAGGTGTTGCGGTAGCCAAATTTTTCCCCGATGTGTCTCTATCCGGTTTTATTGGCTTATTTAATACCAATGCCGGTAATTTACTGAATGTTAGTAGCAAGTCGTGGGGAATGGGGGCGAGTGTGTTATGGCCTATTTTAAGTTATGGCGTTTTGGCAGCCAATCTGGATGCCGCAGACGCCAAACAACAAGAAGTGTTGGCAAACTATCAGAAAAGTATACTCAGTGCGCTTGCCGATGTAGAGCGCAGTTACACAGCCTATACTGAACAGGAGAAATATTTTCAGGCTCAGGACAAAGCCGTTGCGGCAGACCAGCATGTCTTTACTATTGCCGATGAACGTTACCAACAAGGACTAACCTCCTATCTGGATGTGCTGGATGCAGAGCGAACCTACAACGCTAGTCGCAATCAGCTAATGGTTGCCAAAGCACAAACTGCTTTAAATTTGATAGCGGTATATAAAAGTTTGGGGGGGAGTTGGCAGTTGCCGACAGTAGCGGTAGGGGATGCGGGGCGGTTGCGTTAA
- a CDS encoding DHA2 family efflux MFS transporter permease subunit, protein MTLPTNKPVPNPYLIAVVVSLAAFMEVLDTTIVNVALSHIGGSFAASQDESTWVLTSYLVANGIVLPLSGWLAGVLGRKNYFMLSIVGFTLTSFACGVSTSMGMIIVFRLLQGLAGGGLQPIQMSIVMDAFPPEKRGTAFGITGLTMIVAPILGPTLGGFITDSFNWRWIFFMNVPVGILAFILVKRLVQDPPHAKATGLISIDYIGLSLVVLGLGALQIVMDKGQEEDWFDSHFIQAFTAISIISLSAAVAWLLRQKDPIIDIRLLANRSFGMASLMVFFIGFTLYGSSALLPLMVQSQYGYDATLAGLVLSPGGLVLVFLMPLVGKLVNKFQARYLIAFGMLAVSIGMWLTSFVTPQSDYNHFVLMRVVQVIGLPFLFIPSSTMAFSDISPEKGNKASALYALLRNLGGSVGISILSSYVSRHEQIHQNILTEHFIPTQPAYQTLLAHYTANIMAMGSSRLQAGLSAMNKLYQELLSQSAILAYSDAFRLLSTITLILALLAFLMPRQRSGKPLSQDSTPAH, encoded by the coding sequence ATGACACTGCCTACTAATAAGCCTGTTCCCAATCCTTACCTGATTGCCGTGGTGGTGAGTCTTGCCGCTTTTATGGAAGTACTCGATACTACTATCGTCAATGTGGCTTTATCACATATAGGTGGTTCGTTCGCAGCCAGTCAGGATGAAAGTACTTGGGTATTGACCTCTTATCTGGTCGCAAATGGCATAGTACTACCTTTGTCAGGCTGGCTGGCGGGTGTTTTAGGCCGTAAGAATTATTTTATGCTGAGCATTGTTGGTTTTACCCTCACCTCTTTTGCATGCGGTGTATCCACTTCGATGGGTATGATCATCGTGTTTCGATTATTACAAGGTCTGGCGGGTGGTGGCTTGCAACCGATACAAATGTCCATTGTTATGGATGCGTTTCCGCCCGAAAAACGCGGTACAGCGTTTGGTATTACGGGTTTAACCATGATCGTTGCGCCGATATTGGGGCCCACCTTAGGTGGGTTTATTACGGATAGTTTTAATTGGCGCTGGATTTTTTTTATGAATGTTCCGGTCGGTATTCTGGCTTTTATACTAGTTAAACGTTTGGTGCAAGACCCACCACATGCCAAAGCCACTGGACTTATTTCAATTGATTACATTGGGCTTAGTCTGGTGGTACTTGGCTTGGGTGCCTTACAGATAGTTATGGATAAAGGTCAGGAAGAAGATTGGTTCGACAGTCATTTTATCCAGGCCTTTACCGCAATCAGCATTATTTCGCTGTCTGCTGCAGTTGCCTGGTTGTTACGGCAAAAGGATCCGATAATTGATATTCGATTGCTGGCCAATCGCAGTTTCGGTATGGCTAGTTTAATGGTGTTTTTTATCGGCTTTACTCTGTATGGCTCAAGTGCTTTATTACCACTCATGGTGCAATCCCAATATGGTTACGATGCAACACTGGCCGGGCTGGTTTTGTCACCGGGTGGTTTGGTATTGGTGTTTTTGATGCCGTTAGTGGGTAAATTGGTGAATAAGTTTCAGGCCCGCTATTTGATTGCTTTTGGTATGCTGGCGGTGAGCATAGGCATGTGGTTAACCAGTTTTGTTACCCCACAGAGCGATTATAACCACTTTGTGCTGATGCGCGTTGTGCAAGTGATTGGCTTGCCATTTTTGTTCATTCCCAGTAGCACCATGGCATTTTCTGATATTTCCCCCGAAAAAGGCAATAAAGCCTCGGCTCTGTATGCTTTACTGCGTAATTTGGGTGGCAGTGTGGGTATCTCAATTTTGTCCAGTTATGTGTCCAGACATGAACAAATTCATCAAAATATCCTGACTGAACATTTCATACCTACGCAACCCGCCTATCAAACTCTGCTGGCACACTACACGGCGAATATTATGGCTATGGGTAGTAGTCGCTTACAGGCCGGTTTATCAGCTATGAACAAATTATATCAAGAGTTATTAAGCCAATCAGCCATACTGGCGTATAGCGATGCTTTCCGTTTGCTGTCTACAATTACACTGATTTTGGCCTTACTGGCCTTTCTAATGCCCAGGCAACGTTCTGGCAAGCCCTTATCTCAAGACAGTACACCTGCACATTAG
- a CDS encoding HlyD family secretion protein, which produces MKTNASKLVLISVLIILGIAGGVYEYLHRAEQSTDDATIGGRTVTLSPKVSGYVKALYVNDNQLVKAGDVLLEIDDTDYIIRRDKARATFEAARAAALASQNNMESTNISAPSNRDAAQAQVDSTKALWDKAVKDLNRMQQLSNEARSQGQLDQAIAAETSAKSAYYEAQAKLRSADIAPKTMAAAKATSNQLNAQYKQAQADLAQAENDLSNTRLTAPMDGRITNRGVERGNYVQPGQQLSNLVSTELWVIANFKETQLEHMHAGQSVEIKVDAYPNNHFQGRVDSIQAGSGAFFSAFPPQNATGNFVKIVQRVPVKIVFDDLPDAELALGPGMSVEPTVDTSTH; this is translated from the coding sequence ATGCTACTATTGGCGGACGTACCGTCACACTGAGTCCTAAAGTTTCCGGTTATGTTAAAGCCTTGTATGTTAATGATAACCAGTTAGTCAAAGCGGGTGATGTGTTGCTGGAAATAGACGACACTGATTATATTATCCGCCGAGATAAGGCCAGAGCGACTTTTGAAGCTGCGCGGGCAGCCGCATTGGCTTCACAAAATAATATGGAATCCACTAATATTTCCGCGCCTTCCAATCGTGATGCTGCACAAGCACAAGTTGATTCTACTAAAGCGTTATGGGACAAAGCTGTAAAAGATCTTAACCGTATGCAGCAATTAAGTAACGAAGCACGAAGCCAAGGGCAGCTGGATCAGGCTATTGCCGCCGAGACTTCTGCAAAATCAGCCTATTATGAGGCGCAGGCTAAACTGCGTAGCGCAGATATTGCACCAAAAACCATGGCTGCAGCCAAAGCCACAAGTAATCAATTAAATGCACAATATAAACAAGCACAAGCCGATTTAGCCCAGGCCGAAAACGATTTAAGCAATACCCGGCTCACTGCACCTATGGATGGCCGAATCACCAATCGTGGCGTAGAACGCGGAAATTACGTACAGCCTGGCCAGCAGTTAAGCAACTTGGTTAGCACAGAACTTTGGGTTATTGCCAACTTCAAAGAAACACAGTTAGAGCATATGCATGCGGGGCAATCTGTGGAAATTAAGGTGGACGCCTATCCAAATAATCATTTTCAGGGCAGGGTTGATAGCATTCAGGCCGGTAGCGGAGCCTTTTTTTCGGCTTTTCCACCACAGAATGCAACGGGCAATTTTGTGAAAATAGTTCAGCGTGTGCCCGTAAAAATTGTGTTTGATGACTTGCCTGATGCTGAGTTGGCCTTGGGGCCAGGCATGTCAGTTGAACCTACAGTCGATACCAGCACTCACTAG